From Halichondria panicea chromosome 12, odHalPani1.1, whole genome shotgun sequence, a single genomic window includes:
- the LOC135344902 gene encoding uncharacterized protein LOC135344902, with translation MPDCKFNKEQVKAAVQRKYENVRRTWKQGENSDCEDIRQSDAKGKKYRARRKRKHENRAIVVKPAEQDLWKDICVDDMSEESDDLCNPNNLIVHKLKWCSQELMDFKATLDKRYTEKFKKESVLVARKNRIEGDPSNSHPHPQWMLDPTWENDVPGDMETH, from the exons ATGCCAGATTGCAAGTTTAATAAAGAACAAGTCAAAG CGGCAGTGCAGCGAAAATATGAGAATGTACGAAGAACATGGAAACAAGGGGAAAATAGTGATTGTGAAGACATTCGTCAGAGCGATGCAAAAGGAAAGAAATATCGGGCACGTCGTAAAAGG AAACATGAGAATCGGGCTATTGTGGTCAAGCCAGCTGAGCAAGATCTTTGGAAGGACATTTGTGTGGATGATATGTCTGAGGAGTCCGATGATCTGTGTAATCCGAACAATTTGATAGTCCATAAGCTGAAGTGGTGCTCACAGG AACTAATGGATTTCAAAGCGACCCTTGATAAGAGGTACACTGAAAAATTCAAGAAAGAAAGTGTCCTGGTAGCAAGGAAGAACCGCATAGAAGGTGATCCCTCAAACAGCCATCCACATCCACAGTGGATGTTGGATCCTACATGGGAAAATG ATGTACCTGGTGACATGGAGACCCACTAA
- the LOC135345858 gene encoding uncharacterized protein LOC135345858, which produces MAWAQNCKCPLYLALCCADTVKEGPRNMSSSVSNLYNYSLYTIEKDGKTVKLKPSQLTTQVIGKVFGLFPDSIILISDDGFVETPDHEGKFLDVDDLSKWVVNGDSLKADGLPQDQQVASFSYQPPSQATSQATSRKRGRPPKWSPKFTSALLGASSASGQKPPGVRARAEPSVDGAGPSTMSSSSSSRPEWRKYIEVCKQWKKVSNVPIDLSEEIASVPNVSKMVSDELFNGEECVLMDIDYLKIPNTSTTRGSRFWKTSKRIRAVRKSEVKKGRVISLDSSSDSDFDFAPQHRAKKMSLPLAPSSLGTMDKTVFECLVCKSQTSFPAVVSPCCNVILGCEVCVAQWLEAQSTCPHCRASLTLKDCPKLPLVRSFQEFLRKHTPSPLSSSD; this is translated from the exons ATGGCCTGGGCACAAAATTGCAAGTGTCCTCTCTATTTAGCTCTATGCTGCGCTGATACCGTGAAAGAAGGGCCTAGGAACATGAGTTCGAGTGTAAGCAACTTGTACAACTACAGCCTGTATACCATAGAGAAAGATGGCAAAACCGTGAAGCTCAAACCATCACAGCTAACTACTCAAGTTATTGGTAAAGTGTTTGGACTGTTCCCCGATTCCATTATTTTGATTTCTGACGATGGGTTTGTGGAAACACCAGACCATGAGGGAAAGTTTCTTGATGTAGATGACCTATCAAAGTGGGTTGTGAACGGGGATTCGCTCAAGGCAGATGGTTTGCCTCAAGACCAGCAAGTAGCCTCTTTCTCTTAccagcctccttcacaagcaACATCACAAGCAACATCACGAAAAAGAGGACGACCGCCAAAATGGAGTCCAAAGTTCACGTCAGCCTTGCTAGGTGCAAGCTCTGCCTCAGGACAGAAGCCACCTGGAGTTCGAGCTCGAGCTGAACCGAGTGTTGATGGTGCAGGCCCTTCCACAATGTCTTCAAGTTCTAGCAGCCGTCCCGAATGGAGAAAGTATATTGAGGTGTGCAAACAATGGAAGAAAGTGAGCAATGTCCCCATCGACCTTTCTGAGGAAATTGCCAGCGTTCCAAATGTGTCGAAGATGGTTAGTGACGAGCTATTCAATGGTGAAGAATGCGTACTTATGGACATAGACTACCTGAAGATACCGAATACTTCTACTACTCGAG GATCAAGGTTTTGGAAAACCTCCAAACGTATTCGAGCCGTTAGAAAATCTGAAGTAAAGAAAGGAAGGGTTATTTCCTTGGACTCGAGCTCTGATAGTGATTTTGATTTTGCCCCACAGCACAGAGCAAAAAAAATGTCTCTACCATTGGCACCATCTTCCCTAGGCACTATGGATAAAACTGTATTCGAATGCCTCGTATGCAAGTCTCAGACATCATTCCCAGCTGTGGTGTCTCCCTGTTGTAATGTTATTTtggggtgtgaggtgtgtgtggcacAATGGCTGGAGGCCCAGTCAACCTGCCCACATTGTCGTGCCTCTTTGACTCTCAAGGACTGCCCAAAGTTACCCCTTGTAAGAAGCTTCCAAGAATTTCTTCGAAAGCATACGCCTTCTCCATTGTCAAGCTCTGACTAA
- the LOC135345859 gene encoding uncharacterized protein LOC135345859, whose protein sequence is MDVDEVFEMVTSGMTHEDISNTLKTRFPGIRGFSARSVRRFCSENGIHKPDSAQVDAVVECAVTEVGHVYGRRMLKGVLESKGIKVSEKRVSESLQRVAPLQYDQRRNDTLDRTNPLQYSALHFGHKLHIDQNEKITMFGATHIVARDGYSGKIIAYCTMPVKNNLAIYDSILRSSTKTYGLWKQIRVDHGREFYLLLYVQEALRCRVGPRDILPYVQSPSTENHTVERIILG, encoded by the exons ATGGATGTGGATGAAGTGTTTGAAATGGTTACAAGTGGTATGACCCACGAAGATATAAGTAATACACTCAAGACCCGCTTTCCAGGAATAAGAGGCTTCTCTGCAAGAAGTGTTCGGCGATTCTGCTCTGAAAATGGCATTCATAAACCAGATTCTGCTCAAGTAGATGCTGTAGTCGAATGTGCTGTTACTGAA GTTGGACATGTGTATGGCCGGAGAATGTTAAAGGGTGTGCTTGAGTCTAAAGGTATTAAGGTATCTGAGAAAAGAGTTTCAGAGTCCTTACAGAGAGTGGCCCCTTTGCAATATGATCAGCGGCGGAATGACACCTTAGACCGTACTAATCCACTGCAATACTCGGCTCTCCACTTTGGGCATAAACTTCATATTGACCAAAATGAAAAGATCACAATGTTTGGTGCTACCCACATAGTTGCAAGGGATGGATATTCAGGCAAGATAATTGCTTACTGTACAATGCCAGTCAAGAACAATTTGGCTATATACGACAGTATTTTGAG GTCATCTACTAAAACGTATGGTCTTTGGAAGCAAATTCGAGTCGACCATGGAAGAGAATTTTATCTTCTTTTGTATGTACAAGAAGCACTTCGTTGTCGTGTTGGCCCTCGGGATATTCTTCCTTACGTTCAATCTCCTTCAACAGAA AACCACACTGTTGAACGCATTATTTTGGGTTGA